The following is a genomic window from Malus sylvestris chromosome 7, drMalSylv7.2, whole genome shotgun sequence.
GAAGCATCAAAGAGTTGTGGAACCCGTCTGCCTCAATCGTTCCAGGAGGAACTTGATGAGAGGGCAGCTCGAGGTACGCTTTAGGTTTTTATATAGTACACTCTCATTTGTTTGCATGGCTCCATTTGGATGGTAGCTAGGTTAATTGAGGCCATACTTTGGGAAAGGAATATAATATGCATCGACGTTTCACTTCAGTAACTACCAAACGGAAtatctttctttcattttcctTGGAGCTTGTATTTCAAGCCAATTAACTGATCAAGCAGCTGTAACTGAATTGTtgaattgaaatttgatgtttGTAGAGTGAATTGAGGCAGTATGTCCAGTATGTCTAGATGGCCTAAGCTACCCATTGATGTTGTGCTGGGAATCAGTTGTCAGAAAATTTGTGTGATTGGCTCAATATTTTATGACTATATTGTATACATATATGTTGTGTAGCAAGAAAAATTCAGTTATGCCTACTATACATAccatatatttttcatttttgttttatggttttgtGAAGATTATCTAGAATTTGCTTGGGCTCCTCCCGTCCTCCGCATGTTTAGATGATTTACTTGGATTAGTATAGGCATGAATTCGTTAATTACCCTTTGTGCTGGGAATATGTTCATTGAGTACGTAGTTGTGTAATTGTcctaatattttatatattatttcatTTCTGCCTACTTTATGGGCCTTGATACGATTTTGCAATGGGATCATAAACGAACAGGCGACTTTGGCCACCACCATTTACTAGGCATAGACGTCCCTGACAAATTCAAGTtcaaaaaagaagacaaaggaaAAGAACAAGAGGCTATTCCCATTGAGGATGTTGTTGCAATCGAAGATGATTCTGAAGAAGCTATTATCATTCTTGGACTACCACCAAGTGATGGAATTTCATATGATGGAAAGTCTACGAAGCCTGAGGATATTGATGAATGGCTGAGAACGCGCTTTGGCTACGAAATTTGATACGAAGGAAAGTTTGTTGCTTATGTCTTCTAGAACTTGTCACGCTCGTTATGTAGTGTTATGTCTAGTAGAACTTGTCCCAGTTGTCGTTGTGTCATGTCATCTAGAACTTGTattaattatgtcataatttatGTTCAAGATATTTACAAGTGTCATCACTCATTGTAGTGTTATGTCTTGTAGAACTCGTCTTACTATAAAGTGCCACTCCCTGGTACCGATATctctatatactaaaacccaaccACGTGGTACTGTGGATGACCAGTGGGCGGACGGTTTTGCCCCTCGGTTTTTCCTCCGTTTGCCTTGCTGTTTCCCCCTCTATACAGTCAAATGGCTATTTTGCCCATTCGGTCCACGCGTCGATCATCGATCGACCCTCCATTTCAACCATACCTTCTCGATTTTTCTCTTGGTTTCCGCTACTCTCTCATATCTTTCTTCTGTTGTTCTCGAACCTGCCCTCTCTTCCACCGTTCTCGAACTCGCATTCTCTTGCTGTCACTTTTTGGTGTCTCACGGATACCGGTTCGCTGCGCACCTGTCAGACCATAGAAACCATTGTCGATCAAGCATCTATTTCGACTGCATCCTCTTAATTTTTGTCATGCTCTCGCTAATGGGCTCAATTTTGTCTGACTTCGTTTTGCTCCTCGCGTTGGTGTTCAGAAGATCCAGTTCTCAAGGTTCAGAATGAAAAAAACCCCTTTACAAATGGATTTCCTTGCTTTCATtgattatttttgtgtttatgcatgttggttttttttattttttttattgttttattaattttggttaTGTTATTTGTGATTTTTGTTCTTCGTTTTACCTGGATTTTGAGGTTTCCTTTCTGTTGTTTTTAGGTTTCTTTCCCTTTGCTGAAATTAGAATTGGCtaaattttgttgatttctttttgtctttGTAGGAAATTTTAGCGTTGTTTTTCTGGCTGTTATATGATTGGGTGACAAATTGTGCTTTTCCAATTTTTTGGTTTTGCAGCATTTAACAAATAGGTAACTAGCTTTGAGATATAAGGAGAGAAACTAAGGCATACGAAGCATCTAGAAACGGAGGTGTCGTGGCTTGAAACCCAGAAACAGAAGCAATTGTGGTCGCATCACCCTTGAGACTGTGGGTGCCATCTGTGCACGCATCAAAGGGTTTATAAACAACCAGAGGAATATTGAAAACGGGTATCCGTCTGAGGTAGTGGTCAATATTTCCCAATTACTCTTCTTTGCTGTTTTGGGTTGACATTATCAATATGATTtgcttttaaatgttttttttttttcctatgaaTTTAGTTTCGAATTTTGTGTTTGCATAGATATTTTGGAAAATATGTGCATTTGTAGATGTTGGGGAATCACAAGTGTTTTAGGTACTGAATTTTGTCAACTGTCTTTTAATTCGGATTCATGCTAGGATATTCATGCTTTGTAGAATTAATAAGTAGTAAAAGTGATTGATAAGCATTGAACCCAGCAAAAAACTTTGCTTTTGAACAAAATTGTGATAGCCCTTAAAAATACCTATTCGGAATAAATAGCTGTTTCATTAGGATATGTATACCTTCTTTGTTGTGTCATGCTATATTAAGTGTATTTCGTCAAAAATATGTTTTAATAAGCTTTGATTCCTAAAAACTTTTGTATTAAAATAACATGAGTATGTATGAGGGATCCTATGGTTAAGTTTGTGAATATTTACAGTGATGCTTTGTCATCCATTTTATCTGTATAAAAGTGTGATCTCTTCAGTCAGATCCAAACATATTAAAAAGGAAAGAACAAAGATGCATTCATACAACCATCTTATTCTACCGTTGTAGCATAAACTTGCACGTATTATATAGTTTGAACAGTGATAATGATGGaattattagtattttttaataGTATAGGAATTTGTACTCAGCAGATCATTTTCTGCAAGACTGAAGATTAGTTTGTAATGGATATACAGATCTTTGAGAGGACACAAACGATTTGGCTGATTGCAAAGGATTCGTGCATGTAAAAACTGCGAAGGTATAATTTCTGTTTATATTACCTTGAATTAACGAAAAATGGAACTTATGTTCGTTAATTCGAGAAGATATGAACTGTTTGTCGTTGATTCAAGAGGACATCAGTTTCTTCCCTACTAATGGTTGCCCtatttcttttacttttatgtCTGTCTTTTTTGTTAACAAATCGTTTGACCTTTTTTTTACCACACTTATACATTATAGTAAAATGAAGTTTAAAAATTATAAGTTTTTTCAGGATGTgcaaaaactatgaaaaatgtaaaatcatcaaaaaaGATTGTATTGAAATTCTTGGTGGAAGAAATTGTCTTTTGCTGTGTATATCACCAGTCTTTATGTTTTTAGCTATTTTGATAATGCTTCAGTTATGATTTTTAGCTTTAATAGGGTTTTTGTGCACTGAGTTGGATAAATGGTTGATGGGTTTGATTCCATATTTATTGGAAAATGAAAAACAGGGACAGAGGAGGAAAAGATTGCCTTTAGCAAAACTGGATGGGTGTTAGATTAgatttgtttgtcatttttggaGGAAAACAAAGGAGTGAATAGAATTTAGGAAATTTTGTTGTTAGGTTAAAATTACTAATGGAAGAGAATCTTTTATTCAGCTAAATGATTGAAGAACTTAAAAGCAGAGTTATTTTTCTGCCTTTTGTAACGGTCAGAAGAGGTGGTGAAACATTGattttaattgtaatttttcagtttttgtgCTGTTAGTGGTTGAACCGTTGTGTTTTGTATGTGGATTGCTAGCATGCAAACATTTGTACACCCATGTAATTTTCTGAGTTATTTTCTGCTTTGTAGTGTATGTGTTCTGTTTGGTGAAATTGGTTATGGTTTTTACACAGGTGGTTGGTCCTAAGAGAATTATTTTGGTCCTAAGAGAATTATTCATGTTAAGCAAAGATAATTAGTTGGGATATAAAATCTGTGTTCTATTTGTTTTCACCTGATGTTTTCGATAATACTAACATTTAAAAGATATTTATGTTGTACGAAGCTCATTTTAGACAAAATAGTTAGATTTGTTAAAGCTGATCCAAGTTTTGTGGGCATGAAGCCTTTCACACCTATTAATTCTTTAGTTTAATGACTGTTTGCATccttaaaactattttttatgtGTGGTTGTCTTTTTCAGCAAATAATTAAATTCATATAAATTATGTTACCTTCCGCCTTATCAGTTTTGTTATGTTTGGTTCAGCTTCAATATAAAATGTGTTTGGCTGAGAGACTGTTGGCTAAACAGAAAAAttttcatgggttttatgaGGTGTTTAAATTTGAGATGACGGTGTGTTTCCTTTCAGGTCAGCTCATGGTTTTCAATTGTATATGCTTTCTGGAAagattttaaactttttttgcAGTTTCTGGTGATAAATTTGATAAAGTGTGTTTCCTTGACTGAATGAAGTTTTGTTCTGGGCTGAGATTACAAGTGGAAAACAAATGGCTTTCGACCATTTAGGGTTTTATGAACTGACTTAAGGAGTAAAGCTAAATAGTTAAGTTCTCCTGCaatttttgtttctgggttccTTCAAATTTATTAGTATTTTTGTATGAAATCTGCTCTTTTCGGTCCGCGGGCATTGTTGTTCCATGTTAAGCACCAAAGGAACGCAACTGAATTGTCTTCCATTTTAAAGGTATTATCAAAGATGTCCCATCCTTAAGCTTGGTTATCAAAGATGTCCCCTCCGGTTCATGAATCCCCATATGGAAGAGGACTTGGGCTGATGCCCCATCCAGCATTAGCGAGGACCTCCTCATAACCTCAGGTACATTCTATCTGCTTTAAATTTGTGATTTCAGTTTAAACCCTAACTGCTGCTTTTTCTGGCAAATTTACAGAGAATAGGCAAGCTCAATTTGGCCCAGATTCTGTCAAATTAGGCGGTAATTAGCGATTCGCTCCTAACCCTCCCTCCCGTATGTTATAGCAGTTTCAGATCGAAGCTCCATCCTCCTTGCTTCATTTGTAATACACACTGAGAAGGTATTGCAATCTCTTCTCTCTTTATCTATTTATATTGTTTATTCAAATGGTTTGGTGCTATGATTCCTTTGTTTGTGTATCATGGTATAGATTCTTGATTTATGGTAATTCATTTCCTTTGCTGTAAAGGGCAGCAAATGCTTTTAAACTTCTGCCAGATTCTGTCTGATGGGTGATGAGTCCATCAGGATCGGTCGTAACTTTCCCCAATGGAATGGGCTTACCAGTTATATTCGACTCGAAGCCTCGCAGGTGAGAGCATTTGAAAATTCTATATACTTATTTctataattatatgtattttttttcccaaatcTAGATACAGCTTCTTTTGCTGTCACACGTGATGCAGCTCTTAGGTCTTCACTACTGTCATTCCATATAATTAAATAACGTTAAACACTCCTACCTgttaattttcttatttttttcaattattctAGAAAAAATTTCAGACCAAAATTGTTCGCTTTTTTATACAACCTCATTACTTGCAGAATCTGGTTTGGTCAACCTTTAATGCCTTATCGTCGGAATAAGTTAAAGGTAAGGGTCACCAAATCATACTATTTTCATTGCTATTTATTTCCTTGCTAAACATGATGAAACAAATTCTCTTCATTTGCAGTCTTGCATTTAAATTTGGATGTCAGTTTATGGTAAATAATATACAATTTTCATTGTCTTCGATTCTACTGAGTTGCAGTTTTATCATCTATTTATAAAACCCATTTAGACTCACAATTTTTTTGTATGGTAAACCTTAAACTGAAGCATTATGTATATCCAAAATTGAACAAGAAACCTTAAGTTAAATTAGATGGACACACAATACTAGGGGTGATGTTACTAGCATTGTAACCATATCAGTAGTTGGTTTTATAAATAAAGTGAAATACAAGACTAACCCAACAGGTATCATAACATAATGTgaaactaattttttctttcGCTCGGTACTCAGGATATCATTCCTCACTTGGCCAAAAACAATAGATTATCCCTCATGATGTGCTTTCCatgtttgaatattttgttcattcaatttcaaGTGTTTTCTTTTTGTGTATAAGAATATCTTAGTAActcattgttttttctttcttctaggTGGTACAATAGTTCTATCTAATGATGGTTGCTATTTTTTAAAGGATGCTGTGGAATTTCAAGATTGAAAACCGCTGGCTTTCAATCTTTTTAAACAAGTTACCTTTGTAAGGTATCAAAACTATAATTTTTCTAtagcaaataaaattatttcctTCACTATGGTAATTTTGTTTAGATTAATTAATGTTACACTGATGCTAACTCAAGTTTATACATTGCtagaaaatcaatttgtaatcccgcagcaacgcgcgggcattACTAGCTAGTATATATCTATATTGCGGTTGTCTAGTTTGGATTCTGGAATGATTACAAGACACCTTTGGCCGGCCGGTGTGATGAAGTCAAAAATAAATTGCTCACCGGAGTGACTCGCTGGTGGGTTCGATCAATGCCTAATAGAGATGGCATAATTTGTCTCTCTACACCCATATTTTGTTCTGGTGAAACTAATAATTCATTGAGGATCAACCAATTTTGTAGCCGATTTCGTCGTATGAATGAACTTGACTTGATTAAACCACGAATCTCTAATATCCATGATACAAATTGAATCTTGTATAACACAGGTTGTATTAATTGACAATCCTAAAGTCTAAATTCTAATTATGAAATTAACTAATTTTACAACTCCTAAATTGGAAGCATTTTGTTTGCGTTTATAAATCCGTTTAGAAAATGGGTATGTTTCCCTAACAAAACAGGCTACAATCTCTTCTATTTGACAAAACggaatctctctttctcttcgaCGCACGACTTCTCCTCGGCTCAGATCCCATGGATTGCTCTCTCACTCTTTTCTCGATCATGCCTTCATCCGTCCCGTTTGCCCCGAGACCGTCTCCGAACACGAATCGTGTGATCTTCAACCCAACCATTTTGCTGCGTGATTCTTAGcttctttttaattttaggtTTAAGTTATGTTTGGATTGGGGCTTTTGTAAGTCATGGGATTGAAAACCAAGTTATAAGAAAAATGATCGCAAAATATTGATAGGAGGGATTAGGAAATCACAAAATATTAAAGGCATGTAATTAACTAATCCCTCCCAGCCGTGTTGTAATTAGGGGTGCAACATGGGTGAGGCCAATTCAAACCCCTCCATTTCCAATCCGACTTTGAACCTAAACAAGCggattttttttagttataacATGTCCGAATCCAACCCAATTTCAACCCGTTTATTGATTGGGTTCAGTTAGGTTGATTATTTGTCCGTCCATCCCCAACCCAACCCATTTAACCGAACGCAATCTAACCTGATTGTAGACCATATACACTAGTGCTTATATTACACCCAAGGTGCACCCGTAGTTGTAATGACTCGAAAAAATTGGACGAACCAAACCCAACCTGAGTAGGCCTGAAACCAATTTAAACCCAAACTCAAATAAACTTGCATGAACCTAAACCCATGGCAAACCCGAATTAAGAAGCTTGGATTAGGATTGGTTGGCCATCTAACCCGTCCAACCCGCCGGATTTGCATCCCTATTCAAAACCCTCACCTGAACTAGCCTTAAGtttatatatatgggtaaatttcagtttactaccctcaaattttgtggttttcaacatttggtacatgaattttttttcgtcatagagtcatacctaaagtgtaattttgggacagtctcatacttCCGTTAGTCTGGCTGTCAAGTCTCTCCGTGGTGCCCACATAGACAATGATTGAATGCCACGTGTCAATATGAGGTCCACgtgaatattaaaaatgttaaaaaattaaaaaaaataaaattgggcGTCTTCCCTCCCGACCCCCTCTCTCATTCTCCCGACACACGTAGCACAAATTGGCTCATTAATTGAGTGTTTATATCTCCAAAGAGTACATAGTACGCATGTACTTCAAGGAGTTTCTTCAAGTTTGAAACCATCTACCTCGATCGGTCCGGGAGAAACTTGAAACGATGGCAGCTCGAGGTATGCTtaaggttttttcttttcttctttctatttGAACAAATAACATTATCTACAGTAAGCGGGAGGAAGTGGCCTTAGCGTCATA
Proteins encoded in this region:
- the LOC126628466 gene encoding uncharacterized protein LOC126628466 isoform X1, producing the protein MDCAPTLFSIMPSSVPFAPRPSPNPNRVIFRCAHSVPVIRQRVLSVPVIRQRVLSIPVNRRVAATPYDSEAEASKSCGTRLPQSFQEELDERAARGDFGHHHLLGIDVPDKFKFKKEDKGKEQEAIPIEDVVAIEDDSEEAIIILGLPPSDGISYDGKSTKPEDIDEWLRTRFGYEI
- the LOC126628466 gene encoding uncharacterized protein LOC126628466 isoform X2, with amino-acid sequence MDCAPTLFSIMPSSVPFAPRPSPNPNRVIFRCAHSVPVIRQRVLSVPVIRQRVLSIPVNRRVAATPYGDFGHHHLLGIDVPDKFKFKKEDKGKEQEAIPIEDVVAIEDDSEEAIIILGLPPSDGISYDGKSTKPEDIDEWLRTRFGYEI